The genomic segment CAGACGAGCAGGCCAACCGCGTCCGTGAGGCACGTCGGAAGTCGAAGGAAAAACGGAAACGACGGATGCACGAGCGTGTTGAGGACGATGCATTAAGGTCCTCGACGCGACGTTCCTGATCGACTACCTGGACGGCCGTGAGGCGACCCGCGAGTTCTACGAGGAGCACGGTGCTAAGGAGACTCGATGGGTTGCTCCGGTTCCGGCACTCGCGGAAGCCCTTGTCGGTGAGGGGAATCTCCCAAACGGCGATATCGACGCTGCCCGCGCTGACCTGGCATGGGTCGACGCTCATCCCATTGACGAGCGGACGGCCGTCACGGCAGGGGTGATCACGAACGAGATCGCGCCGGGTGGTCCCTATCTGGACGGGCCGGACGCGCTGATCGCAGTGGTTGGTCGTGAACTCAATGCGCCGGTGGTCAGCGGCGATGGCGACCTCGCTCACGAGGAAACCATGGCAGTCGTCGACGTCAAGGAATACTGACGTGATACATCTGCATCGCGGAGATGCTTGATACCCTTCGGGAACAGCTCGTGAATGGCGTCGGAGAAAGTATGACCGAGTGATGGTAGCTTTTTGAATTAGTCTCGATCTGTGTCAATCGCCCTCGCGTCACTCACCTCTTTCACTCTCGAGGTGATCGACGTCTCACCAGTCGCACGAATTGTGCGAAACTCCGAAGACGGGGGAGGCTTTGGAGGGAATGTTCAAGGCACTGTACACATGGCTACGGAGGCAGACACCCTGTCACCGTCTGCCACCCACTAACTTCTACAAGATGAACTATTTTAACTGTACCTCCACTTCTCAGTGAAAGAATCAGAACCAAGAAATCGTAGGCATAGCGTGTTGGAACTCCGTTAATGTCAGAAATATATCTTTAAACAATCCAGAACTATCTGTGAATCCCGTCGAATAGTGTTTAATTCAAAGACACAATCGCTACGTTCAATACACCTCCATCTCTTGGATTCGAGTGCCCGAAAGGGCTCAGACGTATACGGAATCGATTAGGAAAGGGGTTCCATCTCGAACCTTGCATCACTCTGCACCCTCACCCCCCTTCCTTTTCGCCCAAGCCGATCAACGTCCTACACAATCCGTACGAATTGTATACTACTCGAGAATATCTTATCAAAGAACTATTATCTTGTAACTCACAATCTATAAAAACGTTCACAACTACTCAAGGCTAATCCACTTTTGTTGGGAGAGTGTTCTGTGACACTCCGCTGGTCTTCCCGGCGCTCCATTACAGTCTTTCGAAAGTCACCAATCAACTCCAATAGCCAAGCAAACACGCTAACTCACTCATACCGCCTTTTATTCAGGGGCGAAACCACCACATTCAATATTTGGTGCACTACATTGCTATGGGATTAGCCCTTATCTCTGTCATCAATGGAATTTTCGCGCTCTGGGTGCGTGACTATCATAGCCCTGGTCTCGACATAGAAGACTATCTGCAGTACATCGATAATCCTCCAGAACCGATTCGACGGGAACTGGTCAAATCCTACCTGACGGTTATCACAGGCAACGAAGAAACTGACGATCCAGAGATGTTCTTTGAGGGTAATCGAACTAAGAACGATAAGAAAATCGACAAATTAGATCAATATCTAAAGTTAACTTTTGGTTCACTCATTTCGATCCTATTACAGTCATTAATATATCTACTTTGGTAGTTATCGTAAGGGTAGTCCGAATTAATCGCTCGTTTTCGAAGATCTCAGCAGTCTCCTCGGCCAGTTCACTGGCTTCGATATGCGCGTACATCTGTGAAGTAGTCCGCGGGTCGGTGTGCCGGACTTGGGAGAACGATTTTGCTCGTCGACAACCTCACTTTTCGGCCGGACAGCAGGAGCTGAGAACTCCCGGTCGTGGACCTCTTTGACGACGAAGTGGGAAGCACTCCGAACGAACTCTCGGACACCGTCGTCAAAGCGATTGCGCCATGTTCGAGACAGCACGGATTCATCAGGGATGTGATCCAGCCCGAATGGTTCGGCAAGTTCTTGATACCGAGCCAGCGCTCGATAGCTCTCACCCGTGATTTTCCGGTAGATGAGGAGTCGAACCATCCCGAGAAACGAGTCCGGAGCAGGGTGCCACTCTGGATAACTATCATCGATATATTCGGTTCGAATCGTACTCCCAGCGATGCTCGATGGCAGCGAGTTGCCTGCTTGAAGCTGTTCAGTAATTTCGATTCCCGTGTAGGTATCAGTCATTCGGCAGGCACGGTCCGAGAGCGGATCCAGCGAGTCAGCCATCGATTCACGATTGTATCGTGGTGGTAGAAGTGATTAAGGATCCCACCCGTCGTGTCCCGTTCCTCATGAATTTGAAGACTCAAGACGTATTCTGGAAATGGAACGACGGACTCTGGTGAATCGCCATACAGTGCTTGATTTCACTGTGTCACCGCTCGCTTGATGTTGTGAACGACACATTTCACGACGAGTTCTCGAAATTCTCGATACCAGGTTTGCACACGCACATCGACGCCGTGCGTGCGCTTGATCGCCGAGAAGGCGGCCTCACACATCGATCGCTGACGGTAGCGAGGCCCATCGATCCGCGCGTTATGCGCGTGGTCGATGGGCCGGAAGATCCAATGCTTAATCAGTGGTCTTACGCCCTCTTCTCTGGGTTTTCGCGTAATCACATCCAGTCGTAGCCTTTATCGAGGCTGTGCAGATCACCTGCGTCGCGGCAGGCGACCCGCCACCCGAACTGTGTATCGTGCGGTTTCCCGGTCGTACAGTGAACGTTGAGGACAGCTTGCATCGCCGTGTCAACGAGAGCGGTCGCTTTCAGTGTTTGAACGCGATAGTTTGTCCGGCGGCAGTAGTGCTTGCTGGCGTTCTCGTGGTGGAAAAACATGGCGTCGGTGCCCAGTCTCCAAATATATAAATTTATTTAATATTTCCCAATCCGACAATAGTGCTTATAGAACAATTCTACAGTCATTCAGTCATATGTGTGGAAGTCGACTTCTTGCTCGAGAAGTTCGTCGGGAATCCCAGGAATTTCATCGGAACGGACTGGACCCTGTTCCTCGATGACGTCGAGATCGCGGGGAAATTCACGTAACGCGAAATGCAACGAAATACCAGCCTTCGCTCCTTCGCCCAATGCAATTGGAAGTTGATTGTGTCCAGGCGTCAGGTCTCCCACTGCATAGACGCGGTCGACTGTTGTCTGCCCGTGATCATCGACGACGACCGTTCCATCATCATTGATATCACAGCCGAGGTTGCGGGCTAGACCGTTGTTGTACTCGGCACCGTACATGGCGAAGCCACCCTTGTACTCGCGAACCATGCCGTCTTCGAACTCGAGGGCTGCTAACCAGCCGTCTTTGTTGTTTTGAACGCTAGTGATGTCCTCGTGAATGATATCGATTGGATGGTTCGAGAGCATTGTTGCCGTCTCGTCGCTCCATTCAGGGCTATCATCGCGGGTGAGTAGATCAACATCGTCGGTGAAGTTCAGCATGATCGCGGCTACGTGTGCAGCGCTCTCCCCGTACCCCATGACGTAGACGGGTTCGTCGACGAACATGTAGGCATCACAGTGCAAGCAGTAGTGGAGTCCACGACCGGTCCGCGGTAGTGGCGGTTCCGGGCGGACATCGTTGAATCCCGTCGCAAGAACAATGTACTTTGTGCGATAGTCAGCATTATTCCCACAGAGACGGATCGAACCATCCTCATTACTGTCGCAGGAGACGAGTAGATCATTGTGGATATCGCATCCGTACTCTCGAAGTTGGTCTCTACCGACCGAGAGAAATTCGTTTCCAGATGTCTCCTCCGTGATACCCAGTAAATTGTGGACGTCTTGCATCATCGCTGCACGTCCACCGCCTCGGTCAACGACGGCAGTCCGATGGCCAAGTCGCGTCGTATACAGCGCCGCGGTCATTCCAGCCGGACCGCCTCCGACGACGAGAACTTCGTAATCGTGAACAGTCGAATCAGTAGCCATCGTCTCTTCATTCGATATCGACACATAAAATGGTGGTTCGAAATCGGCGTGATATTGTGAATATAGTGACGAAGCCAGCGAGTGAGATCTAGTTCTTGATTACTATAGACTTACTGGGCAGCTGTCCCCAATCTCATCATTCATGGCACTTATATTTCAGCTACAGAGGCATCTCAAGTGCGGTTTCTTCCGTCCGATCGAGCGTCTCGAGGTACGCTTCGGCGTCAAGCGCTGCCATGCTGCCAGTACCAGCGGCGGTGATCGCCTGTTGATAGTGCGGATCAGCGACGTCGCCGGCGGCGAAGACGCCCTCGACCGTGGTCTTGGTCGTCGTGCGGCCGTCGTTGTCGGTTCGAGTGTAGAGGTAGCCGCTCTCGCCGCGGTCGACGGCGGCCCCCTCGAGGAACTCGGTATTCGGCGTGTGCCCAATTGCGTAGAATACACCGCCGATGTCGACCGTCTCGAGCGTCACGTCGGCGCCGTTTGCAGCTTTTTCGAGGGGATAGCCGTCGGGGTGAGAGACAAGCGTTGCGCCGGTGACTCCCTCTTCTTGTGAGCTCTGAAGCGCCTCGAGTTCCGTATTCCAGCGGAACTCGATAGTTTCGTGGTCGCGGGCGCGGTCGGCCATGATCTCGGACGCGCGCAGTTCCTCACGGCGGTGGACGACCGTCACGCTGTCGGCGAACTTCGCGAGGAAGAGCGCTTCTTCCATCACCGAATCGCCGCCGCCGATCACGAGGACGTCGTCGCCGCGGTGGAACGCGCCGTCGCAGGTTGCACACGTCGAGAGCCCGTAGCCCATCAGTTCGTCTTCGTTCTCGGCGCCGACCCAACGAGCGCTCGCGCCGCTCGCAACGATCAGCGCACGCGTTCGCAGACGATCGCCGTTCGAGAGGTCGAGCTCGAACGGCTGCTCCTCGAGCGTCGCGTTTTCGACAGTGCCGTGAGTGAACTCAGCGCCGAAGCGCTCGACCTGGTCCTTGCCATTCTGGATCAGCTCCATCCCGCCGACGCCCTCGAGGAAGCCGAGGTAATTCTCGACGTCGGTCGTCAGCGTCAGTTGGCCGCCCGGTTCGGGCCCCTCGAGTATCAGCGGCTCGAGGTCGGCCCGCGCGGCGTAGACGGCTGCGGAAAGGCCGGCGATACCGGAACCGACGATCACGACGTCGCGAACGTCTGCGGTCGTGGCAGCGTCCTCGTTCATTCGGTGTATCCCTCGATCAAGTCGCGGAGTCGGTCTTCCGGCAGCGCGCCGGACTGCTGTTCGACCTGTTCGCCGTCCGCGAAGAGGACGAGCGTCGGCACGCCGCGAACGCCGAACGAACCCGCGAGCTGCTGGTGTTCGTCGACGTCGACCTTGGCGATCACGGCCTCAGTCGTGTCCGCTAACCGCTCGAGGACGGGATTGAGCATCTGACAGGGGCCACACCAGTCGGCGTAGAAGTTCACAAGGACGACGTCGTGCGCCGTCGTGACGTCCTCGAGGTGGCTTCTCCCGTCGATGTAGATCGGTTCGTCGAGCGATTGCGCCGAAACGTCGTCGCGTGCATCTGTTGCCATCACCACTACGTTTGAACCGACGCCGTTTAAAGACTTT from the Natronococcus sp. AD-5 genome contains:
- a CDS encoding PIN domain-containing protein; translation: MKVLDATFLIDYLDGREATREFYEEHGAKETRWVAPVPALAEALVGEGNLPNGDIDAARADLAWVDAHPIDERTAVTAGVITNEIAPGGPYLDGPDALIAVVGRELNAPVVSGDGDLAHEETMAVVDVKEY
- a CDS encoding NAD(P)/FAD-dependent oxidoreductase, which codes for MATDSTVHDYEVLVVGGGPAGMTAALYTTRLGHRTAVVDRGGGRAAMMQDVHNLLGITEETSGNEFLSVGRDQLREYGCDIHNDLLVSCDSNEDGSIRLCGNNADYRTKYIVLATGFNDVRPEPPLPRTGRGLHYCLHCDAYMFVDEPVYVMGYGESAAHVAAIMLNFTDDVDLLTRDDSPEWSDETATMLSNHPIDIIHEDITSVQNNKDGWLAALEFEDGMVREYKGGFAMYGAEYNNGLARNLGCDINDDGTVVVDDHGQTTVDRVYAVGDLTPGHNQLPIALGEGAKAGISLHFALREFPRDLDVIEEQGPVRSDEIPGIPDELLEQEVDFHTYD
- a CDS encoding NAD(P)/FAD-dependent oxidoreductase gives rise to the protein MNEDAATTADVRDVVIVGSGIAGLSAAVYAARADLEPLILEGPEPGGQLTLTTDVENYLGFLEGVGGMELIQNGKDQVERFGAEFTHGTVENATLEEQPFELDLSNGDRLRTRALIVASGASARWVGAENEDELMGYGLSTCATCDGAFHRGDDVLVIGGGDSVMEEALFLAKFADSVTVVHRREELRASEIMADRARDHETIEFRWNTELEALQSSQEEGVTGATLVSHPDGYPLEKAANGADVTLETVDIGGVFYAIGHTPNTEFLEGAAVDRGESGYLYTRTDNDGRTTTKTTVEGVFAAGDVADPHYQQAITAAGTGSMAALDAEAYLETLDRTEETALEMPL
- the trxA gene encoding thioredoxin yields the protein MATDARDDVSAQSLDEPIYIDGRSHLEDVTTAHDVVLVNFYADWCGPCQMLNPVLERLADTTEAVIAKVDVDEHQQLAGSFGVRGVPTLVLFADGEQVEQQSGALPEDRLRDLIEGYTE